A DNA window from Pseudomonas wuhanensis contains the following coding sequences:
- the emhA gene encoding efflux RND transporter periplasmic adaptor subunit EmhA, which yields MQFKPAVTALVTAVALASLLSGCKKEEAAPAAPAPQVGVVTLQPQAFTLTSELPGRTSAFRIAEVRPQVNGIILKRLFKEGGDVKAGQQLYQIDPSVYDATLKSAEANLRSTKSISDRYKQLVDEQAVSRQEYDTALANRLQSEASLQTAQINVRYTKVYAPISGRIGRSSVTEGALVSSGQTDAMAVIQQLDPIYVDVTQSSVELLELRRELESGRLQKAGDNAAAVKLTLEDGSQYTLDGKLEFSEVSVDQTTGSVTLRAVFPNPDHTLLPGMFVHAQLQAGVDSAAILAPQQGVTRDLKGSPTALVVGPDNKVELRQLKASRTVGNQWLIEDGLKAGDRVITEGLQFVRPGVEVKATEATNVGAKSPAPAQAANTAVGGKGE from the coding sequence ATGCAATTCAAGCCAGCTGTTACCGCTCTGGTTACTGCCGTCGCCCTGGCATCGCTGCTCAGCGGATGTAAAAAGGAAGAGGCGGCACCAGCCGCACCAGCCCCTCAGGTCGGCGTCGTAACCCTGCAACCTCAAGCCTTCACCCTGACGTCCGAACTTCCGGGGCGCACCAGTGCGTTCCGCATTGCCGAAGTTCGCCCACAGGTCAACGGCATCATTCTCAAGCGACTGTTCAAGGAAGGCGGCGACGTCAAGGCCGGTCAGCAGCTCTATCAGATCGACCCGTCGGTCTATGACGCGACCCTGAAAAGCGCCGAAGCCAACCTGCGTTCGACCAAGTCGATCTCCGACCGCTACAAGCAACTGGTCGACGAACAGGCTGTCAGCCGTCAGGAATACGACACCGCGCTGGCCAACCGCCTGCAATCGGAAGCGTCCCTGCAGACCGCGCAGATCAACGTGCGCTACACCAAGGTTTACGCACCGATCTCTGGTCGCATCGGCCGTTCTTCGGTGACTGAAGGCGCACTGGTCAGCAGCGGCCAGACCGACGCCATGGCCGTCATTCAGCAACTGGACCCGATCTACGTCGACGTCACCCAGTCTTCGGTGGAGCTGCTTGAGCTGCGCCGCGAACTGGAAAGCGGTCGCCTGCAAAAGGCTGGCGATAATGCCGCCGCGGTCAAGCTGACTCTCGAAGACGGCAGCCAGTACACGCTGGACGGCAAGCTCGAGTTCTCCGAAGTTTCGGTTGACCAGACCACCGGCTCCGTGACCCTGCGTGCCGTGTTCCCGAATCCTGATCACACCTTGCTGCCGGGTATGTTCGTTCACGCCCAGCTGCAGGCCGGTGTGGACAGCGCGGCGATTCTGGCCCCGCAACAAGGCGTGACCCGCGACCTCAAAGGCTCTCCGACCGCGCTGGTCGTCGGTCCGGACAACAAGGTCGAACTGCGTCAGCTCAAGGCCAGCCGCACCGTCGGTAACCAATGGCTGATTGAAGACGGTCTGAAGGCCGGCGATCGCGTGATCACCGAAGGGCTGCAATTCGTCAGACCTGGCGTTGAAGTCAAGGCCACTGAAGCCACTAACGTTGGCGCAAAGAGCCCGGCCCCCGCACAGGCAGCTAACACAGCTGTCGGCGGCAAAGGGGAGTAA
- a CDS encoding DMT family transporter, giving the protein MNVNNPGYKGAEQPIKGIALICLAVLLFASHDTLSKYLSGFYPIVMVVWARYVVHTLLMLVIFVPRSGFSVVVRTKRPGLQLLRALCLIGTSLFFTTGLRYIPLAEATAVTFLAPLLVTALSVPLLHERVTRNQWLAVVGGFVGVLIVVRPGGALFTPAILLPLCSALCFGFYQLLTRLLSGIDSPTTSNFLTGILNSLIMTALLPFFWSTPTLLHSLFMIGLGTCGMLGHMLLTQAFRHAAPAMLAPFSYGQILFAGIYGYLIFDHTPDSFGVIGIAVICLSGLAVAWGQRKR; this is encoded by the coding sequence ATGAATGTTAACAACCCGGGCTACAAGGGCGCCGAGCAGCCGATAAAGGGTATCGCGCTGATCTGCCTGGCGGTTTTGTTGTTCGCCAGTCACGACACGTTGTCCAAGTACCTGTCCGGGTTTTATCCGATCGTGATGGTGGTGTGGGCACGCTACGTGGTGCACACCTTGTTGATGCTGGTGATTTTCGTGCCACGCAGTGGTTTCTCGGTGGTAGTGCGCACCAAGCGTCCGGGTTTGCAATTGTTACGCGCCCTGTGCCTCATCGGCACGAGCCTGTTTTTCACTACCGGCCTGCGTTACATCCCCTTGGCTGAAGCCACCGCCGTCACTTTTCTTGCTCCTTTATTAGTGACCGCGTTGTCCGTACCGTTGCTGCATGAGCGGGTAACCCGCAATCAGTGGCTGGCGGTGGTGGGTGGATTTGTCGGCGTGTTGATCGTCGTGCGGCCCGGCGGTGCGCTGTTCACCCCGGCGATCTTGTTGCCACTGTGCTCGGCCTTGTGTTTTGGCTTCTATCAATTGCTCACCCGCCTGCTCAGCGGTATCGACAGCCCGACCACCAGCAACTTTCTCACCGGCATTCTCAATAGCCTGATCATGACTGCGCTGTTGCCGTTCTTCTGGAGCACGCCGACGCTGCTGCATAGCCTGTTCATGATCGGGTTGGGCACTTGCGGCATGCTCGGTCACATGCTGCTGACCCAAGCCTTCCGCCATGCGGCACCGGCGATGCTGGCACCGTTCAGTTACGGGCAGATTCTGTTTGCCGGGATATACGGGTATTTGATCTTCGACCATACCCCGGACAGCTTTGGCGTGATCGGTATCGCGGTGATTTGCCTCAGCGGTCTTGCGGTCGCCTGGGGGCAGCGCAAGCGCTGA
- the emhC gene encoding efflux RND transporter outer membrane subunit EmhC, producing the protein MSKSLLSIAVAAFVLSGCSLIPDYQQPEAPVAGQYPQGPAYSPAQAPNQAAAEQGWKQFFHDPALQQLIQTALENNRDLRVAALNIDAYAAQYRIQRADLFPAVSATGSGSRQRVPARASQTGEANISSSYSATVGISAYELDLFGRVRSLSEEALQKYFATEEARRSTQISLVASVANAYLTWQADKELLKLTQETLGAYEESYKLTSRSNEVGVASALDLAQSRTSVENARAQLAKYTRQVAQDENSLVLLLGTGIPANLQAAKPLSDDLLSEVPAGLPSDLLQRRPDILQAEYNLKAANANIGAARAAFFPSISLTANAGSLSPDLSGLFKGGSGTWLFQPQINLPIFNAGSLRASLDYSKIQKDIGVANYEKSIQTAFQEVADGLAARQTYTEQLQAQRDFVSANQDYYRLAERRYRIGVDSNLTFLDAQRQLFSAQQALITDRLAQLTSAVNLYKALGGGWNEQTAKNEPLKEEAPKMKLF; encoded by the coding sequence ATGAGCAAGTCGCTACTCTCCATCGCAGTCGCCGCCTTCGTGCTGAGCGGCTGCTCGCTGATACCCGATTATCAGCAACCTGAAGCACCGGTGGCGGGCCAATACCCGCAAGGCCCGGCGTATTCGCCGGCCCAGGCGCCCAACCAGGCTGCCGCCGAACAGGGCTGGAAGCAGTTTTTCCACGACCCGGCGCTGCAACAGCTGATTCAGACCGCACTGGAGAACAACCGTGACCTGCGCGTCGCGGCACTGAACATCGACGCTTATGCGGCTCAATACCGCATCCAGCGCGCCGACCTGTTCCCGGCTGTTTCGGCTACCGGCAGCGGCAGCCGTCAGCGGGTTCCGGCACGGGCCTCGCAAACTGGCGAAGCGAACATCAGCAGCTCCTACTCGGCCACTGTCGGCATCAGCGCCTATGAGCTCGACCTGTTCGGTCGTGTGCGCAGCCTGAGCGAAGAAGCCCTGCAGAAGTACTTCGCCACCGAAGAAGCACGCCGCAGCACGCAGATCAGTCTGGTGGCCAGCGTGGCCAATGCCTACCTGACCTGGCAGGCTGACAAAGAGCTGCTGAAACTCACCCAGGAAACCCTCGGCGCCTATGAGGAGAGCTACAAGCTCACCTCGCGCAGCAACGAAGTGGGTGTAGCCTCGGCGCTGGATCTGGCCCAGTCGCGCACCTCGGTGGAAAACGCCCGTGCACAACTGGCCAAATACACCCGTCAGGTCGCCCAGGATGAAAACAGCCTAGTATTGCTGCTCGGCACCGGTATCCCGGCCAATCTGCAAGCGGCCAAGCCACTGTCGGACGACCTGCTGAGCGAAGTGCCGGCCGGCCTGCCGTCGGACTTGCTGCAACGCCGTCCAGACATCCTTCAGGCCGAGTACAACCTCAAGGCTGCCAACGCCAACATCGGCGCGGCACGGGCTGCGTTCTTCCCGAGCATCAGCCTGACCGCCAATGCCGGCTCCCTGAGCCCGGACCTGTCCGGTCTGTTCAAGGGCGGTTCGGGCACCTGGTTGTTCCAGCCGCAGATCAACCTGCCGATCTTCAACGCCGGCAGCCTGCGCGCCAGCCTGGATTACTCCAAGATCCAGAAAGACATCGGCGTGGCGAACTACGAGAAGTCCATTCAAACGGCCTTCCAGGAAGTCGCCGATGGCCTGGCCGCACGCCAGACCTACACCGAGCAGTTGCAGGCTCAGCGTGACTTCGTCAGCGCCAACCAGGACTACTACCGTCTGGCCGAGCGTCGCTACCGCATTGGTGTCGACAGCAACCTGACCTTCCTCGACGCCCAGCGCCAGCTGTTCAGTGCCCAACAAGCGCTGATCACCGACCGTCTGGCGCAGCTGACCAGCGCAGTCAATCTGTACAAGGCGTTGGGTGGTGGCTGGAATGAACAGACGGCGAAGAACGAGCCGCTGAAAGAAGAAGCGCCGAAGATGAAGTTGTTCTGA
- a CDS encoding alkene reductase — translation MTTIFDPIKLGDLELANRIIMAPLTRCRADEGRVPNALMAEYYVQRASAGLILSEATSVTPIGVGYPDTPGIWSNDQVRGWSNVTKAIHGAGGKIFLQLWHVGRISHPLYLNGEAPVAPSAIQPKGHVSLVRPLADFPTPRALETAEIADIIDAYRVGAENAKAAGFDGVEIHGANGYLLDQFLQSSTNQRTDNYGGSLENRARLLLEVTDAAIEIWGAGRVGVHLSPRADLHDMGDDNLSETFTYVARELGKRGIAFICSREKEAGDSLGPQLKEAFGGPYIANERFTKDSANEWLASGKADAVAFGVPFIANPDLPARLKADAPLNEARPELFYAKGPVGYIDYPVL, via the coding sequence ATGACGACTATTTTCGATCCGATCAAACTGGGCGACCTCGAGTTGGCCAACCGCATCATCATGGCACCGCTGACCCGCTGCCGCGCCGACGAAGGCCGTGTGCCGAACGCGCTGATGGCCGAGTACTACGTGCAACGTGCCTCTGCCGGCCTGATCCTCAGCGAGGCCACGTCGGTCACGCCGATAGGCGTGGGCTACCCGGACACTCCCGGTATCTGGTCCAACGACCAGGTGCGCGGCTGGAGCAACGTGACCAAAGCGATCCACGGTGCTGGCGGCAAAATCTTCCTGCAACTGTGGCACGTGGGCCGGATTTCCCACCCCTTGTACCTGAACGGCGAAGCACCGGTCGCACCGAGTGCCATCCAGCCTAAGGGTCATGTCAGCCTGGTTCGTCCATTGGCCGACTTCCCAACCCCGCGCGCACTGGAAACCGCTGAAATCGCCGACATCATCGACGCTTACCGCGTGGGTGCCGAAAACGCCAAGGCCGCTGGTTTCGACGGCGTGGAAATCCATGGCGCCAACGGTTACCTGCTCGACCAGTTCCTGCAAAGCAGCACCAACCAGCGCACCGACAACTACGGCGGCTCCCTGGAAAACCGTGCGCGCCTGTTGCTGGAAGTGACCGATGCCGCCATCGAAATCTGGGGCGCGGGCCGCGTGGGTGTGCACCTGTCACCACGTGCCGACCTCCATGACATGGGCGATGACAACCTGTCCGAGACCTTCACCTACGTCGCTCGCGAACTGGGCAAGCGTGGCATTGCCTTCATTTGCTCGCGCGAGAAAGAAGCCGGCGACAGTCTCGGCCCACAACTGAAAGAAGCCTTCGGCGGCCCGTACATCGCCAACGAACGCTTCACCAAGGACAGCGCCAACGAGTGGCTGGCCAGCGGCAAGGCTGATGCGGTCGCCTTCGGCGTGCCGTTTATCGCCAACCCGGACCTGCCGGCGCGCTTGAAGGCCGATGCGCCGTTGAACGAGGCGCGTCCGGAGCTGTTCTATGCGAAGGGTCCAGTCGGTTACATCGACTACCCGGTGTTGTAA
- the emhB gene encoding efflux RND transporter permease subunit EmhB yields the protein MSKFFIDRPIFAWVIALVIMLVGALSILKLPINQYPSIAPPAIAISVTYPGASAQTVQDTVVQVIEQQLNGIDNLRYVSSESNSDGNMTITATFEQGTNSDTAQVQVQNKLNLATPLLPQEVQQQGIRVTKSVKNFLMVIGVVSRDGSMTKDDLSNYIVSNMQDPISRTAGVGDFQVFGAQYAMRIWLDPAKLNNFNLTPVDVKTAIAAQNVQVSSGQLGGLPALPGQQLNATIIGKTRLQTAEQFKAILLKVNKDGSQVRVGDVAEVGLGGENYSISAQFNGAPASGLAVKLANGANALDTAKALRNTIDTLKPFFPEGMEVVFPYDTTPVVTESIKGVVETLVEAIVLVFLVMFLFLQNFRATVITTMTVPVVLLGTFGILAAFGFSINTLTMFGMVLAIGLLVDDAIVVVENVERVMSEEGLSPKEATKKSMGQIQGALVGIALVLSAVLLPMAFFSGSTGVIYKQFSITIVSAMALSVLVALIFTPALCATMLKAIPKGEHGTPKRGFFGWFNRSFDRGVKSYERGVGNMLAHKAPYLLAYLIIVVGMIWLFTRIPTAFLPEEDQGVLFAQVQTPAGSSSQRTQVVVDEMREFLLRPSKDGGEGDAVASVFTVTGFNFAGRGQSSGMAFIMLKPWEERNADNSVFKLAARAQQHFFTFRDAMVFAFAPPAVLELGNATGFDVFLQDRAGIGHEKLMEARNQFLGMAAQSKVLSQVRPNGLNDEPQYQLEIDDEKASALGVTLTDINNTLSIALGSSYVNDFIDRGRVKKVYIQGLPGARMSPEDLKKWYVRNSAGTMVPFSAFAKGEWIYGSPKLARYNGVEAMEILGAPAPGYSTGEAMAEVEALAKKLPAGVGISWTGLSYEERLSGSQAPALYALSLLMVFLCLAALYESWSIPIAVMLVVPLGIIGALMATSLRGLSNDVYFQVGLLTTIGLAAKNAILIVEFAKELHEQGRSLRDAAIEACRMRLRPIIMTSLAFVLGVVPLAISTGAGSGSQHAIGTGVIGGMITATVLAIFWVPLFFVTVSSMGQRKIADQDDDAIEPSKEAG from the coding sequence ATGTCGAAATTTTTTATCGACCGTCCGATTTTCGCCTGGGTGATTGCCTTGGTGATTATGCTGGTCGGGGCTCTATCGATTCTCAAACTGCCGATCAACCAATACCCGAGCATTGCGCCTCCGGCCATTGCCATCTCGGTGACCTACCCGGGCGCATCTGCACAAACCGTGCAGGACACCGTGGTGCAGGTGATCGAGCAACAGCTCAACGGTATCGACAACCTGCGTTATGTCTCGTCGGAAAGTAACTCCGACGGCAACATGACCATTACCGCGACCTTCGAGCAGGGCACCAACTCCGATACCGCGCAGGTTCAGGTCCAGAACAAGCTGAACCTGGCCACCCCGCTGTTGCCGCAAGAAGTGCAGCAACAGGGCATCCGCGTGACCAAGTCGGTGAAAAACTTCCTGATGGTCATCGGCGTGGTGTCGCGTGACGGCAGCATGACCAAGGACGACTTGTCCAACTACATCGTGTCGAACATGCAGGACCCGATTTCGCGCACGGCCGGTGTCGGTGACTTCCAGGTCTTCGGTGCCCAGTACGCGATGCGGATCTGGCTCGACCCGGCCAAGTTGAACAACTTCAACCTGACCCCGGTGGACGTAAAAACCGCCATCGCGGCACAGAACGTCCAGGTCTCGTCCGGTCAACTCGGCGGTTTGCCTGCCCTGCCCGGCCAACAGCTGAACGCGACGATCATCGGCAAGACTCGTCTGCAGACCGCCGAGCAGTTCAAGGCGATCCTGCTGAAGGTCAACAAGGACGGCTCGCAAGTGCGTGTCGGCGACGTTGCGGAAGTCGGTCTGGGTGGCGAAAACTACTCGATCAGCGCCCAGTTCAACGGCGCTCCGGCCTCCGGTCTGGCGGTGAAACTGGCCAACGGCGCCAACGCCCTCGACACCGCAAAAGCCCTGCGCAATACCATTGACACCCTCAAGCCGTTCTTCCCGGAAGGGATGGAAGTGGTGTTCCCGTACGACACCACCCCGGTGGTGACCGAGTCGATCAAGGGTGTGGTTGAAACCCTGGTCGAAGCGATCGTGCTGGTGTTCCTGGTGATGTTCCTGTTCCTGCAAAACTTCCGCGCCACCGTCATCACCACGATGACCGTGCCGGTGGTATTGCTGGGTACATTCGGGATCCTCGCGGCGTTCGGTTTCAGCATCAACACCCTGACCATGTTCGGTATGGTGTTGGCCATCGGCTTGCTGGTGGACGACGCCATCGTCGTGGTGGAAAACGTCGAACGGGTCATGAGCGAAGAAGGATTGTCACCCAAGGAGGCCACCAAGAAATCCATGGGGCAGATCCAGGGTGCCCTGGTCGGTATTGCCCTGGTTCTGTCGGCGGTACTGTTGCCGATGGCGTTCTTCAGTGGCTCCACCGGTGTGATCTACAAGCAGTTCTCGATCACCATTGTTTCGGCCATGGCCCTGTCGGTACTGGTAGCGTTGATCTTCACCCCGGCACTCTGCGCCACCATGCTCAAGGCGATTCCGAAAGGTGAGCACGGCACGCCGAAACGCGGCTTCTTCGGCTGGTTCAACCGCAGCTTCGACCGTGGCGTCAAAAGCTACGAGCGCGGCGTGGGCAACATGCTCGCGCACAAGGCTCCGTATCTGCTGGCGTACCTGATCATCGTAGTTGGCATGATCTGGCTGTTCACTCGTATTCCAACGGCGTTCCTGCCGGAAGAAGACCAGGGCGTACTGTTTGCACAGGTGCAGACACCGGCTGGTTCCAGCTCCCAGCGCACGCAAGTGGTCGTGGACGAAATGCGCGAATTCCTGCTGCGTCCGAGCAAGGATGGCGGCGAAGGCGATGCGGTGGCCTCGGTGTTTACCGTGACCGGCTTCAACTTCGCCGGCCGTGGTCAGAGTTCGGGTATGGCGTTCATCATGCTCAAACCATGGGAAGAACGTAACGCCGACAACAGCGTGTTCAAACTGGCGGCCCGTGCTCAACAGCACTTCTTTACCTTCCGCGACGCCATGGTGTTTGCCTTCGCGCCACCGGCGGTACTGGAACTGGGTAACGCCACCGGTTTCGACGTATTCCTTCAGGACCGCGCCGGTATCGGTCACGAAAAGCTGATGGAGGCACGTAACCAGTTCCTCGGCATGGCGGCGCAAAGCAAGGTCCTGTCGCAAGTCCGTCCTAACGGCCTGAACGACGAGCCGCAATACCAGCTGGAAATCGACGATGAGAAGGCCAGCGCCCTGGGCGTGACCCTCACCGACATCAACAACACCCTGTCGATTGCCCTGGGCAGTAGCTATGTGAACGACTTCATCGACCGCGGTCGTGTGAAGAAAGTTTACATACAAGGCCTGCCTGGCGCTCGCATGAGCCCTGAGGACCTGAAGAAGTGGTACGTGCGCAACAGCGCCGGCACCATGGTTCCGTTCTCGGCGTTCGCCAAGGGTGAGTGGATCTACGGTTCGCCGAAACTGGCCCGTTACAACGGCGTAGAAGCGATGGAAATCCTCGGTGCCCCGGCGCCAGGCTATTCCACCGGTGAAGCGATGGCCGAAGTCGAAGCCCTGGCCAAGAAACTGCCGGCCGGTGTCGGTATTTCCTGGACCGGCCTGTCGTACGAGGAACGTCTGTCCGGCTCGCAAGCGCCAGCGTTGTACGCCTTGTCGCTGCTGATGGTGTTCCTGTGTCTGGCGGCGTTGTATGAAAGCTGGTCGATCCCGATCGCGGTGATGCTGGTGGTACCGCTGGGGATCATCGGGGCACTGATGGCGACCAGCCTGCGCGGCCTGTCCAACGACGTGTACTTCCAGGTGGGGCTGTTGACCACGATCGGTCTGGCGGCGAAAAACGCCATTCTGATCGTCGAGTTCGCCAAGGAACTGCATGAGCAAGGACGTAGCTTGCGCGATGCCGCGATCGAAGCCTGCCGCATGCGTCTGCGACCGATCATCATGACCTCGCTCGCGTTCGTGCTCGGCGTGGTACCACTGGCCATTTCCACGGGCGCCGGTTCGGGTAGCCAGCATGCGATCGGTACCGGGGTGATTGGCGGTATGATCACGGCCACTGTGCTGGCGATCTTCTGGGTCCCATTGTTCTTTGTCACCGTGTCGTCCATGGGTCAGCGCAAAATCGCCGACCAAGATGACGACGCTATTGAACCTTCTAAAGAGGCTGGCTAA
- the emhR gene encoding efflux system transcriptional repressor EmhR has product MVRRTKEEAQETRSQILEAAEKAFYERGVARTTLADIATLAGVTRGAIYWHFSNKADLVQAMLDTLHEPLDEMAKASESEDELDPLGCMRKLLIHLFHQVALDPKTRRINEILFHKCEFTDEMCDLRQQRRTASLDCNVRIALALSNAVNRGQLPENLDTARAAISLHAYIDGILYQWLLAPDSFQLHTEAERCVDTGLDMLRLSPSLRN; this is encoded by the coding sequence ATGGTCCGTCGTACCAAAGAGGAAGCTCAAGAAACCCGAAGCCAGATACTCGAAGCGGCAGAAAAGGCCTTTTACGAGCGGGGCGTGGCGCGCACGACGCTGGCGGATATCGCTACTCTGGCCGGCGTGACACGCGGGGCGATCTACTGGCATTTCAGTAACAAGGCGGATCTGGTGCAGGCGATGCTCGATACCTTGCATGAGCCCCTGGATGAAATGGCCAAGGCCAGTGAAAGCGAAGATGAACTCGATCCGCTGGGTTGCATGCGCAAACTGCTGATTCATTTGTTTCATCAAGTTGCCCTGGACCCGAAAACCCGACGCATCAACGAGATTCTGTTTCATAAGTGCGAATTCACCGATGAAATGTGCGATCTGCGCCAGCAGCGCCGGACGGCCAGTCTCGATTGCAATGTGCGGATCGCTCTGGCCCTGAGTAATGCGGTGAATCGCGGGCAGTTGCCGGAAAACCTCGACACTGCCCGCGCGGCCATCAGCCTGCATGCGTACATCGATGGCATTCTGTATCAGTGGCTATTGGCTCCCGACAGTTTTCAACTGCACACCGAAGCCGAGCGCTGTGTCGATACAGGGTTGGATATGCTGCGCTTGAGTCCCAGCCTGCGCAATTGA
- the pcaC gene encoding 4-carboxymuconolactone decarboxylase, translated as MDEKQRYDEGMKVRRAVLGDAHVDRSLSTLTEFNSEFQEMITRHAWGDIWTRPGLPRHTRSLITIAMLIGMNRNEELKLHLRAAANNGVTRGEIKEVIMQSAIYCGIPAANATFHLAESVWDELGVESRE; from the coding sequence GTGGACGAGAAACAACGTTACGACGAGGGCATGAAAGTCCGTCGCGCAGTGCTCGGTGACGCCCACGTCGACCGCAGCCTGAGCACGCTGACCGAGTTCAACTCGGAGTTCCAGGAGATGATCACCCGCCACGCCTGGGGCGACATCTGGACCCGCCCGGGCTTGCCGCGCCACACTCGGAGCCTGATCACCATCGCCATGCTGATCGGCATGAACCGCAACGAAGAACTCAAACTGCACCTGCGCGCCGCCGCCAACAACGGCGTGACCCGCGGCGAGATCAAGGAAGTGATCATGCAGAGCGCGATCTATTGCGGCATCCCGGCGGCCAACGCGACCTTCCACCTGGCCGAGTCGGTTTGGGATGAGTTGGGGGTTGAATCGCGGGAGTGA
- a CDS encoding OprD family porin translates to MTTSTQYFFPSLIAIALAGAALPAMAEEAGFAEGAKVNLNLRNFYINRNFTNPTKAQGKAEEWTQSFILDAKSGFTQGTIGFGMDVLGLYSVKLDGGKGTGGTQLLPLDHDGRPADNFGRTNVAFKAKLSQTEVKVGEWMPVLPILRSDDGRSLPQTFRGGQITSKEIDGLTLYGGQFRANSPRDDSSMNDMSMTGKAAFTSDRFNFQGGEYAFNDKRTQIGLWNAQLKDIYSQQYVNLIHTQPLGDWTFGANLGFFYGKDDGSARAGELDNKTWSGLFSAKYGGNTFYVGLQKLTGDSAWMRVNGTSGGTLANDSYNASYDNAKEKSWQVRHDYNFAALGVPGLTLMNRYISGDNVHTATTSDGKEWGRESELGYTVQSGTLKNLNVKWRNSTIRRDFSNNEFDENRLIVSYPISLL, encoded by the coding sequence ATGACGACTTCCACGCAGTATTTCTTTCCCAGCCTGATCGCCATCGCACTGGCCGGTGCGGCCCTGCCCGCCATGGCCGAGGAAGCCGGTTTTGCCGAAGGTGCCAAGGTCAATCTGAACCTGCGCAACTTCTACATCAACCGTAACTTCACCAACCCGACCAAGGCTCAAGGCAAGGCCGAAGAGTGGACGCAAAGTTTCATCCTCGATGCCAAGTCCGGGTTCACCCAGGGCACCATCGGGTTCGGCATGGACGTGCTGGGGTTGTATTCGGTCAAGCTCGACGGCGGCAAAGGCACCGGCGGTACGCAGTTGTTGCCGCTGGACCACGACGGTCGCCCGGCGGACAATTTCGGTCGTACCAATGTGGCGTTCAAGGCCAAGCTGTCTCAGACCGAAGTGAAGGTCGGCGAATGGATGCCGGTATTGCCGATCCTGCGTTCAGACGATGGTCGCTCGCTGCCGCAAACTTTCCGTGGCGGCCAGATCACCTCGAAGGAAATCGACGGCTTGACGCTTTACGGCGGCCAGTTCCGCGCCAACAGCCCGCGCGACGACAGCAGCATGAATGACATGTCGATGACCGGCAAAGCAGCATTCACGTCAGATCGCTTCAACTTCCAGGGCGGCGAATATGCCTTCAACGACAAGCGCACTCAGATCGGCCTGTGGAACGCGCAACTCAAGGACATCTACAGCCAGCAATACGTCAACCTGATCCACACCCAACCGCTGGGCGACTGGACATTCGGCGCCAATTTGGGGTTCTTCTACGGCAAGGATGACGGCAGCGCCCGGGCTGGCGAGCTGGACAACAAGACCTGGTCGGGCCTGTTCTCGGCCAAATACGGTGGCAACACCTTCTACGTCGGCCTGCAAAAACTCACCGGGGACAGCGCCTGGATGCGGGTCAACGGCACCAGCGGCGGCACCCTGGCCAACGACAGTTACAATGCCAGCTATGACAACGCCAAGGAAAAATCCTGGCAAGTGCGCCACGACTACAACTTCGCCGCCCTTGGCGTGCCGGGCCTGACGTTGATGAACCGCTACATCAGCGGCGACAACGTACACACCGCAACCACCAGCGACGGCAAGGAATGGGGCCGCGAAAGCGAACTGGGCTATACGGTTCAGAGCGGCACGCTGAAAAACCTCAACGTCAAATGGCGCAACTCGACCATCCGCCGCGACTTCAGCAACAACGAGTTCGACGAGAATCGGTTGATCGTCAGCTATCCGATCAGTCTGCTGTAA